A window of Sebastes umbrosus isolate fSebUmb1 chromosome 3, fSebUmb1.pri, whole genome shotgun sequence contains these coding sequences:
- the abcg2d gene encoding broad substrate specificity ATP-binding cassette transporter ABCG2d isoform X1 — translation MMERACHINIAMIEDISTNGTAGSKVVTAMDQNKQPCGSTVSFHNIQYKVQLKSGFFCKRKTSPREILVDLNGIMRPGLNAILGPTGSGKSSFLDILAARKDPSGLSGEVLIDKAPQPPNFKCLSGYVVQEDVVMGTLTVRENLHFSAALRLPSSVLQSEKEARVNHLIKELGLSKVADSKVGTQMTRGISGGERKRTNIGMELIIDPSVLFLDEPTTGLDASTANSVLLLLKRMASHGRTIIMSIHQPRYSIYRLFDTLTLLVGGKMVYHGPAPNALDYFANIGYLCEPHNNPADFFLDVINGDSTATTMTKGHGSEDLDFEELGGSRQSIEERLVEEYRNSSYSSDTRAELDRIVQDKKCISCSTSRTITYNSSFFHQLRWVLKRTFQNLMLNPQTSVAQLGVHTFLALIVGVIFFGVKDDQSGIQNRMGVLFFITINQCFSTVSAAELFIIERKLFLHEYISGYYRVSVYFLSKILSDITLRTITSVILSCIVYFMIGLKSTAAAFFVFTLTVTLVAYTATAMTMAISADQSVVALANIFMTITFVFMMIFSGLLVNLPSIMDWLAWLKYFSIPRYGLAALKINEFVGLKLCDEAAIRNTNMSAAVTNCSVSTVGLTCTGEQYLDYLGIEYTTWGLWENHVALTAMTFIFLIITYLKLRYIKKFT, via the exons ATGATGGAGAGAGCCTGTCACATCAACATCGCAATGATAGAAGATATCAGCACCAACGGGACGGCCGGGTCAAAGGTCGTCACAGCCATGGACCAGAACAAGCAGCCGTGTGGCTCCACCGTGAGCTTCCACAACATCCAGTACAAAGTTCAGCTGAAGAGTGGCTTCTTCTGCAAAAGGAAAACCAGTCCCAGGGAGATACTGGTCGACCTCAA TGGCATTATGAGACCTGGCCTCAACGCTATTCTCGGACCTACTGGAAGTGGAAAATCTTC ATTCTTGGATATTCTGGCTGCCAGAAAGGATCCTTCAGGTCTCTCAGGAGAAGTACTCATTGACAAAGCACCACAGCCTCCAAACTTCAAGTGCCTCTCTGGCTATGTGGTCCAG GAAGATGTGGTCATGGGCACCCTGACTGTGAGGGAGAATCTGCATTTCTCTGCAGCGCTGCGGCTGCCCAGCTCTGTGCTTCAGAGTGAGAAGGAAGCTCGAGTCAACCACCTCATTAAAGAACTGGGTCTCTCCAAGGTGGCCGACTCCAAG GTGGGCACACAGATGACGCGTGGAATctctggaggagagaggaagaggacaaaCATCGGCATGGAGCTGATTATTGATCCATCTGTTCTCTTTCTGGATGAACCGACGACAGGCCTGGATGCCAGCACCGCTAActccgtcctgctgctgctgaaaag AATGGCCAGTCATGGAAGAACCATAATCATGTCCATCCACCAACCTCGATACTCCATCTACAGACTGTTTGACACTCTGACTCTGCTGGTCGGTGGTAAAATGGTGTACCACGGGCCAGCGCCAAACGCTTTGGACTACTTTGCCAACATTG GCTATCTCTGTGAGCCCCACAACAACCCAGCTGACTTCTTTCTGGATGTTATTAATGGAGATTCCACCGCCACAACCATGACCAAAGGGCATGGCTCTGAAG ATTTGGACTTTGAGGAGCTCGGCGGCTCCAGGCAGAGCATCGAGGAGCGCCTGGTCGAGGAGTACAGGAACAGCAGCTACTCCAGCGACACCAGAGCTGAGCTGGACCGCATCGTCCAGGATAAGAAGTGCATCTCATGTTCAACGTCCCGCACCATCACCTACAACAGCTCCTTCTTCCACCAGCTACGTTGGGTTCTTAAGAGAACCTTCCAGAACCTCATGTTGAACCCACAAACATCTGTGGCCCAG CTGGGAGTCCACACTTTCCTCGCCCTCATCGTAGGAGTCATTTTCTTCGGGGTCAAAGATGATCAGAGTGGTATCCAGAACAG GATGGGCGTCCTCTTCTTCATCACTATCAACCAGTGTTTCAGCACCGTGTCTGCAGCTGAGCTCTTCATCATCGAGAGGAAACTGTTCTT GCACGAGTACATCAGTGGCTACTACAGAGTGTCGGTCTACTTCCTCTCTAAGATCCTGTCTGACATCACTCTGCGCACCATCACCTCTGTTATCCTCAGCTGTATTGTCTACTTTATGATCG GGCTCAAATCCACAGCAGCAGCCTTTTTTGTCTTCACGCTGACAGTGACTCTGGTGGCCTACACAGCCACAGCCATGACCATGGCCATCTCGGCTGACCAGAGCGTCGTGGCTCTTGCCAACATCTTCATGACCATCACCTTTGTCTTCATGATG attttttcaGGTCTCCTGGTGAACCTACCCAGCATCATGGACTGGCTGGCCTGGCTCAAGTACTTCAGCATTCCTCGCTACGGCCTCGCA GCCTTGAAGATCAATGAGTTTGTGGGTTTGAAGTTATGTGACGAGGCTGCGATCAGAAACACCAACATGTCGGCTGCAGTGACAAACTGCAGTGTGAGCACAGTCGGCCTGAC ATGTACAGGAGAGCAGTATCTGGACTACCTGGGAATAGAGTACACCACCTGGGGACTGTGGGAGAATCATGTGGCTCTGACCGCTATGACGTTCATATTCCTCATCATCACCTATCTGAAACTCCGTTACATCAAGAAATTCacttaa
- the abcg2d gene encoding broad substrate specificity ATP-binding cassette transporter ABCG2d isoform X2 yields the protein MRPGLNAILGPTGSGKSSFLDILAARKDPSGLSGEVLIDKAPQPPNFKCLSGYVVQEDVVMGTLTVRENLHFSAALRLPSSVLQSEKEARVNHLIKELGLSKVADSKVGTQMTRGISGGERKRTNIGMELIIDPSVLFLDEPTTGLDASTANSVLLLLKRMASHGRTIIMSIHQPRYSIYRLFDTLTLLVGGKMVYHGPAPNALDYFANIGYLCEPHNNPADFFLDVINGDSTATTMTKGHGSEDLDFEELGGSRQSIEERLVEEYRNSSYSSDTRAELDRIVQDKKCISCSTSRTITYNSSFFHQLRWVLKRTFQNLMLNPQTSVAQLGVHTFLALIVGVIFFGVKDDQSGIQNRMGVLFFITINQCFSTVSAAELFIIERKLFLHEYISGYYRVSVYFLSKILSDITLRTITSVILSCIVYFMIGLKSTAAAFFVFTLTVTLVAYTATAMTMAISADQSVVALANIFMTITFVFMMIFSGLLVNLPSIMDWLAWLKYFSIPRYGLAALKINEFVGLKLCDEAAIRNTNMSAAVTNCSVSTVGLTCTGEQYLDYLGIEYTTWGLWENHVALTAMTFIFLIITYLKLRYIKKFT from the exons ATGAGACCTGGCCTCAACGCTATTCTCGGACCTACTGGAAGTGGAAAATCTTC ATTCTTGGATATTCTGGCTGCCAGAAAGGATCCTTCAGGTCTCTCAGGAGAAGTACTCATTGACAAAGCACCACAGCCTCCAAACTTCAAGTGCCTCTCTGGCTATGTGGTCCAG GAAGATGTGGTCATGGGCACCCTGACTGTGAGGGAGAATCTGCATTTCTCTGCAGCGCTGCGGCTGCCCAGCTCTGTGCTTCAGAGTGAGAAGGAAGCTCGAGTCAACCACCTCATTAAAGAACTGGGTCTCTCCAAGGTGGCCGACTCCAAG GTGGGCACACAGATGACGCGTGGAATctctggaggagagaggaagaggacaaaCATCGGCATGGAGCTGATTATTGATCCATCTGTTCTCTTTCTGGATGAACCGACGACAGGCCTGGATGCCAGCACCGCTAActccgtcctgctgctgctgaaaag AATGGCCAGTCATGGAAGAACCATAATCATGTCCATCCACCAACCTCGATACTCCATCTACAGACTGTTTGACACTCTGACTCTGCTGGTCGGTGGTAAAATGGTGTACCACGGGCCAGCGCCAAACGCTTTGGACTACTTTGCCAACATTG GCTATCTCTGTGAGCCCCACAACAACCCAGCTGACTTCTTTCTGGATGTTATTAATGGAGATTCCACCGCCACAACCATGACCAAAGGGCATGGCTCTGAAG ATTTGGACTTTGAGGAGCTCGGCGGCTCCAGGCAGAGCATCGAGGAGCGCCTGGTCGAGGAGTACAGGAACAGCAGCTACTCCAGCGACACCAGAGCTGAGCTGGACCGCATCGTCCAGGATAAGAAGTGCATCTCATGTTCAACGTCCCGCACCATCACCTACAACAGCTCCTTCTTCCACCAGCTACGTTGGGTTCTTAAGAGAACCTTCCAGAACCTCATGTTGAACCCACAAACATCTGTGGCCCAG CTGGGAGTCCACACTTTCCTCGCCCTCATCGTAGGAGTCATTTTCTTCGGGGTCAAAGATGATCAGAGTGGTATCCAGAACAG GATGGGCGTCCTCTTCTTCATCACTATCAACCAGTGTTTCAGCACCGTGTCTGCAGCTGAGCTCTTCATCATCGAGAGGAAACTGTTCTT GCACGAGTACATCAGTGGCTACTACAGAGTGTCGGTCTACTTCCTCTCTAAGATCCTGTCTGACATCACTCTGCGCACCATCACCTCTGTTATCCTCAGCTGTATTGTCTACTTTATGATCG GGCTCAAATCCACAGCAGCAGCCTTTTTTGTCTTCACGCTGACAGTGACTCTGGTGGCCTACACAGCCACAGCCATGACCATGGCCATCTCGGCTGACCAGAGCGTCGTGGCTCTTGCCAACATCTTCATGACCATCACCTTTGTCTTCATGATG attttttcaGGTCTCCTGGTGAACCTACCCAGCATCATGGACTGGCTGGCCTGGCTCAAGTACTTCAGCATTCCTCGCTACGGCCTCGCA GCCTTGAAGATCAATGAGTTTGTGGGTTTGAAGTTATGTGACGAGGCTGCGATCAGAAACACCAACATGTCGGCTGCAGTGACAAACTGCAGTGTGAGCACAGTCGGCCTGAC ATGTACAGGAGAGCAGTATCTGGACTACCTGGGAATAGAGTACACCACCTGGGGACTGTGGGAGAATCATGTGGCTCTGACCGCTATGACGTTCATATTCCTCATCATCACCTATCTGAAACTCCGTTACATCAAGAAATTCacttaa